From a region of the Saccharomyces paradoxus chromosome IV, complete sequence genome:
- the SPS1 gene encoding putative serine/threonine protein kinase SPS1 (protein serine/threonine kinase~similar to YDR523C) gives MENKEISIRSRTPPSKLYSIQSCIGRGNFGDVYKAMDRVTQEIVAIKVVNLEHSDEDIELLAQEIFFLAELKSPLITNYITTMLEDVSMWIVMEYCGGGSCSDLLKRSYVNGLPEEKVSFIIHQVTLGLKYLHEQRKIHRDIKAANILLNEEGMVKLGDFGVSGHIRSTLKRDTFVGTPYWMAPEVVCCEVDGYNEKADIWSLGITTYELLKGLPPLSKYDPMKVMTNLPKRKPPKLQGPFSDAAKEFVAGCLVKTPADRPSAYDLLSFEFIKNITVTNLKSDVELIKQKKVQERYTKVPKYPLQNRLYNSSNTVRGKEFWNFESTRLRTTQISKKELSPTTQDSPVSSLNMESPYLLHGQTVTPITNPSSSSFRKCAQAVFELDSGMDIDSGCANVHAEIEMVASSNHNKKHKKNDIQALKIEKFDYLKNIVSHILNRMYDRARDDETRKYVNEMLKQFMKTEANVPGFNEVFIEEISLRIEAIKKGFV, from the coding sequence atggaaaataagGAAATATCAATTAGGTCAAGAACCCCTCCATCGAAGCTATATTCCATTCAATCATGTATTGGCAGAGGTAACTTTGGTGATGTTTATAAGGCAATGGATAGAGTTACGCAAGAGATAGTGGCAATTAAGGTAGTGAACCTGGAGCATTCTGATGAAGACATTGAACTGTTAGcacaagaaattttttttctggcaGAGTTGAAATCTCCTCTTATTACCAATTATATTACCACAATGTTAGAGGATGTCTCTATGTGGATTGTTATGGAATATTGTGGCGGTGGTTCGTGTTCGGATTTACTGAAGCGAAGTTACGTCAACGGTTTGCCAGAAGAGAAAGTTTCCTTCATTATTCATCAAGTCACCCTGGGTTTGAAATATCTGCACgaacaaaggaaaattcATCGTGATATCAAAGCTGCCAATATTCTGCTAAATGAGGAAGGTATGGTTAAGTTGGGAGATTTTGGAGTAAGCGGTCACATTCGTTCCACTTTGAAAAGGGACACTTTTGTGGGAACGCCGTATTGGATGGCTCCGGAAGTTGTTTGCTGCGAAGTTGATGGGTATAACGAGAAAGCGGATATATGGTCCTTGGGTATTACCACTTATGAATTACTTAAAGGTTTACCCCCATTATCTAAATATGATCCTATGAAAGTTATGACTAACTTACCAAAGAGGAAGCCCCCAAAATTACAAGGCCCCTTTTCGGATGCAGCAAAGGAGTTTGTAGCTGGATGTCTTGTTAAAACACCTGCTGATCGGCCATCAGCGTACGACTTGTTAtcatttgaatttattAAGAATATCACCGTaacaaatttgaaaagtgatGTCGAACTGATCaaacagaaaaaagtgCAAGAGAGATATACAAAAGTTCCTAAATACCCTCTTCAAAATCGTTTGTATAACAGCAGCAACACAGTAAGGGGAAAGgaattttggaattttgaATCGACTAGACTAAGAACAACACAAATATCCAAAAAGGAATTATCTCCTACTACACAGGACTCCCCAGTATCATCTTTGAATATGGAAAGCCCTTATCTACTTCATGGGCAAACTGTAACGCCGATAACTAACCCAagttcttcatcatttagGAAATGTGCGCAAGCAGTTTTCGAGCTTGACTCAGGAATGGATATAGATTCAGGTTGTGCAAATGTTCACGCAGAGATCGAAATGGTCGCCTCTTCTAATCACAACAAGAAGCATAAAAAGAACGATATTCAGGCGTTGAAGATAGAAAAGTTTGAttacttgaaaaatattgtaTCTCATATTCTCAACAGAATGTATGATCGTGCACGCGATGATGAAACAAGGAAATACGTGAATGAAATGTTAAAGCAATTTATGAAAACGGAAGCAAACGTTCCTGGGTTTAATGAAGTTTTTATAGAAGAGATTTCATTAAGAATTGAAGCAA
- the AGE1 gene encoding GTPase-activating protein AGE1 (ADP-ribosylation factor (ARF) GTPase activating protein (GAP) effector~similar to YDR524C), whose translation MDFYSTDINQNVAPLPGEGTVARTASKAHYSLWYNNALKLTNILLKSLRCKLQTNRYEEDRGFDVYYVIIKSIALLMTAKESLILSQIPPSLPPRFPFRSPQLSFTYLSTRLGGSQKKATHSHHINHQTHRIHSNSNNSNSNNRIPSKTDSSKQHTQHFSFANTGASNRDELLSIVRKIDKSNLKCCDCGSTATVEWVSINLLCILCIKCSGVHRSLGSHISKIRSLTLDNFTSLELMHLLQNNVSNSNVNAIYESNLRNFSVKKITSISADSERSKFIIDKYQHKKFVIDGNQGREASLKSLIKAIHLDSVFMMQRAIAQSKYSLRELTASEKEQDDLNHPSIFQYSLKHYEIVDGTPVFFITEFLLCNGIHIDNLPKITKNWSPKVLEYWETKLEMYGTFQDVNASRPKSGPHLNIHSNVDSASSYSKTHDLRVNIPERSASASKRWSLSSIPKSSQNLMSPTNLLAMHKSLKLTKKDKK comes from the coding sequence ATGGATTTCTATAGTACTGATATCAATCAAAATGTTGCACCTTTGCCCGGTGAAGGAACAGTAGCAAGAACAGCATCAAAAGCACATTATTCATTATGGTACAACAACGCGTTAAAGTTAACTAACATTCTTCTTAAATCTCTTCGATGTAAATTGCAAACGAACCGCTACGAGGAGGATCGAGGTTTTGACGTATATTATGTTATTATAAAAAGCATTGCTTTACTAATGACTGCGAAAGAATCGTTGATATTATCACAAATACCTCCTTCTCTACCACCAAGATTTCCATTTCGTTCACCCCAACTATCATTCACATACTTATCAACCCGTCTTGGCGGGAGCCAGAAAAAAGCAACGCATTCTCATCATATTAATCATCAAACTCATCGCATTCATAGTAACAGTAACAACagtaatagtaataacCGTATTCCTTCAAAAACGGATTCGTCCAAACAGCATACACAACATTTCTCTTTTGCTAATACAGGAGCCTCCAATAGAGATGAATTGTTGTCAATCGTCCGCAAAATTGATAAATCTAATTTGAAGTGTTGTGATTGCGGTAGCACTGCAACTGTAGAATGGGTATCAATCAATTTATTGTGTATATTGTGTATCAAATGTTCGGGCGTTCATCGATCTCTGGGTTCACATATCTCCAAAATCAGATCTTTAACGCTGGATAATTTCACCTCGTTAGAATTGATGCAtcttttacaaaataatgTCTCCAATAGTAATGTTAATGCCATTTATGAAAGCAATCTCCGCAACTTTTCCGTTAAGAAGATAACCTCAATCTCCGCAGATTCGGAAAGATCGAAATTCATTATTGATAAGTATCAACATAAAAAGTTTGTTATCGATGGCAACCAGGGCAGAGAAGCCTCTTTAAAGTCTTTAATCAAAGCTATTCATTTAGATAGTGTCTTCATGATGCAGAGAGCCATTGCACAAAGTAAATATTCTTTAAGAGAATTGACGGCAAGTGAAAAAGAGCAAGATGATTTAAACCATCCgtccatttttcaatattctttGAAACATTACGAAATTGTCGACGGAACCCCCGTTTTCTTTATTACAGAATTTTTATTGTGCAACGGTATTCATATAGATAACTTACCGAAGATTACTAAAAATTGGTCTCCAAAGGTTTTAGAATACTGGGAAACCAAGTTGGAAATGTACGGAACATTCCAAGATGTGAACGCTTCTCGGCCTAAATCAGGACCGCATTTAAATATACATTCAAATGTAGATTCAGCTTCGTCCTACAGTAAGACACACGATTTGAGGGTGAACATACCTGAAAGAAGTGCCTCCGCAAGTAAAAGGTGGAGCTTGAGTTCCATTCCCAAGTCttctcaaaatttgatgtCCCCCACAAACTTACTAGCAATGCATAAATCTTTAAAATTGACcaaaaaggacaaaaaaTAG
- a CDS encoding uncharacterized protein (ADP-ribosylation factor (ARF) GTPase activating protein (GAP) effector~similar to YDR524C), translated as MQFKTIVAAFATVAAVQAANVSTNGSNGTNGSNTTSTKISTGAAASNALGAGVFGAAVAAGVAFLF; from the coding sequence atgCAATTCAAGACCATCGTCGCTGCCTTCGCTACTGTTGCCGCTGTCCAAGCTGCTAACGTTTCTACCAACGGTTCCAACGGTACCAACGGTTCCAACACCACCAGCACCAAGATCTCTACTGGTGCTGCTGCTTCCAACGCTTTGGGAGCTGGTGTTTTCGGTGCTGCCGTTGCTGCCGGTGTCGCTTTCTTATTCTAA
- the SNA2 gene encoding Sna2p (similar to YDR525W) — translation MHARDWFLVFIAIFIPPLAVWLKRGFFTKDLLINFLLFLLGFFPGLIHALYVISCHPYEENEAQYSHLSSTDDNYGSLA, via the coding sequence ATGCACGCCCGTGATTGGTTTTTAGTTTTCATTGCAATTTTCATCCCTCCCTTAGCAGTCTGGCTAAAAAGAGGTTTTTTCACGAAGGATCTGCTCATAAATTTTCTGTTATTCTTACTAGGGTTCTTCCCTGGCCTGATCCATGCTTTGTACGTGATCAGCTGTCATCCATATGAAGAGAACGAGGCCCAGTATTCGCATCTCTCTTCTACCGATGATAACTATGGTAGTTTGGCATAA
- the RBA50 gene encoding Rba50p (Protein involved in transcription~similar to YDR527W) yields the protein MDLLGDIVEKDTSDSVENNDNDALITNNSRTGFPELYKPKKISSWKERLREKRAQKKTGAKQIEKQQATTDAPLSEAKSIHNENIKILQGMTDEQIAQERQDLFDSLDPGLIAKLLKNINKRAKDENNAPLFAEIEGASGTWVGGNKQGIYDLPPLEDEDVNAALEIKPKSGINPKHVQFEEDDDEKNNDDVDDIAPLDFQMAQSIDHMKNEDLFKDVHFIKENNQNEADLEKLDINDPDFNDKLHEKYFPDLPKEVNKLKWMKSVQQETNKNCIIEDVSECRFDFNGDLVPPTRQIDSTIHSGLHHHSDSPELAGYTIVELEHLARSTFSSQRCIAIQTLGRILYKLGQKSYYQLVPEIDAETYKEDGSISNVMDKIYSMFWDLVKDGKIVESLEIASDEKFTRNLSVRNYAIDALWLWKQGGGDFRTKK from the coding sequence ATGGATTTGTTGGGCGATATAGTGGAAAAGGATACATCCGACTCAGTTGAGAATAATGACAACGACGCCCTTATTACCAACAACTCCAGGACGGGATTTCCTGAGTTGTACAAacccaagaaaatatcatcttGGAAAGAAAGGTTAAGAGAGAAAAGAGCCCAGAAGAAGACTGGTGCTAAGCAGATCGAGAAGCAACAGGCGACTACGGATGCCCCACTATCGGAGGCGAAATCTATCcataatgaaaatatcaaaatcttGCAGGGAATGACTGATGAACAAATAGCGCAAGAGCGTCAGGATTTGTTTGATTCTTTGGATCCCGGGCTGATTGCCaagttgttgaaaaatatcaataaaagAGCGAAAGATGAAAACAATGCCCCATTATTTGCAGAAATAGAAGGTGCTTCTGGAACCTGGGTAGGTGGCAATAAGCAAGGCATATACGACCTGCCACCTTtagaggatgaagatgtaAACGCTGCTCTAGAGATTAAGCCTAAGTCAGGCATAAATCCAAAACACGTTCagtttgaagaagatgatgatgaaaaaaataatgatgatgtcGATGATATCGCGCCCCTAGATTTCCAGATGGCACAAAGCATTGATCatatgaaaaatgaagacCTATTCAAAGACGTTCattttatcaaagaaaacaatcAGAATGAAGCGGATTTGGAAAAACTTGATATCAATGATCCTGATTTTAATGATAAATTgcatgaaaaatatttcccCGATTTACCAAAGGAGGTCAACAAACTAAAATGGATGAAATCGGTGCAACAGGAAACAAACAAGAATTGCATCATCGAAGATGTGTCTGAATGTAGATTTGATTTTAATGGTGACCTTGTTCCGCCCACGAGGCAAATAGACTCTACCATCCACTCAGGATTGCACCATCACAGCGACTCACCTGAACTCGCTGGTTACACAATAGTGGAATTAGAACATCTTGCCAGATCTACTTTTTCCTCTCAAAGATGCATTGCTATACAAACTTTGGGGAGAATACTTTATAAACTAGGTCAAAAGAGCTACTACCAACTAGTGCCAGAGATAGACGCAGAAACATACAAGGAAGATGGAAGTATATCGAACGTTATGGATAAGATCTATTCCATGTTTTGGGACTTAGTTAAAGACGGGAAAATCGTCGAATCACTAGAAATCGCttctgatgaaaaattcactAGAAACTTGTCAGTCAGAAATTATGCTATTGATGCACTTTGGTTATGGAAACAAGGTGGTGGGGACTTTCGAACCAAGAAATAG
- the HLR1 gene encoding Hlr1p (Protein involved in regulation of cell wall composition and integrity~similar to YDR528W) — MENLCPPPPSQRMDFSTPPRNRHRHKRSFAISGDFEFLKQPASAPVFTSGYDSPTLENTPRRASGMNLTMPDESQNESALVPSPSPRFFISEASTYTSPVKGVPDAIINLDDVLINEPRMCRSHRKTKSVPVKLDEFYSSHKCSSVPELTINEEMDEDDTNPQLLEPVKPLSTSLSTEMNEDKRMALKNTRSHNSLKIQAQKQRYYNSARYLPLNNDDRTTDPQSLTKQSSVTSLFSSRSITPVSCNINNAGRINTINGNYLDDVLYDLDTPATTLTQDIDNFQTSISERVRLSPQSSSIKKYFSKDGKSLSSFNFQSQEYDMVSFTEDFDHATSLSSSILDSEKQTDDEEESIPEEILRGEPLHVYNETNKSEKNASSPTKQKSAPTDRNSKHKSSQYEKKPHKKNRKFKIFAKLFCTRK, encoded by the coding sequence atggaaaatttatGCCCTCCACCTCCTTCCCAAAGGATGGATTTTTCCACTCCTCCAAGAAACAGGCATCGTCACAAAAGATCCTTTGCCATATCTGgagattttgaatttttaaaacAACCTGCTTCTGCGCCTGTTTTCACTTCTGGATATGACTCACCTACCCTTGAGAATACACCAAGAAGAGCAAGCGGCATGAACTTGACAATGCCTGATGAATCTCAAAATGAATCGGCACTAGTACCTTCACCAAGCCCAAGGTTTTTCATCAGCGAAGCTTCCACATATACATCACCAGTTAAAGGAGTGCCGGACGCTATCATTAATTTGGATGATGTGCTCATTAATGAGCCGAGAATGTGTAGATCACATCGCAAAACCAAATCGGTACCAGTAAAATTGGACGAATTTTATTCCTCCCATAAGTGCAGCTCTGTACCAGAATTAACtataaatgaagaaatggatGAAGACGACACCAACCCTCAGTTACTGGAGCCCGTAAAACCATTATCAACTTCTTtatctactgaaatgaaTGAAGACAAGAGAATggcattgaaaaataccaGAAGCCATAACTCGTTAAAAATTCAGGCACAAAAGCAAAGGTACTACAACTCTGCAAGATATCTGCCTTTGAATAACGATGACAGAACAACAGATCCACAAAGTTTAACGAAGCAAAGCTCTGTTacatctttattttcttctagGTCGATCACACCTGTATCGTGTAACATCAATAATGCTGGTAGAATCAATACCATCAATGGTAATTATCTGGATGATGTTCTTTATGATCTCGATACTCCTGCAACAACTTTGACTCAGGATATTGATAACTTCCAAACTAGTATCAGTGAAAGGGTTAGGCTGTCACCACAATCCTCTTCGataaaaaagtatttttccaaagatgGTAAATCCCTCAGCAGCTTCAATTTTCAGTCTCAAGAGTACGATATGGTATCCTTTACTGAAGATTTCGACCATGCAACGTCATTGTCCTCTTCTATTCTTGACTCTGAGAAACAAacagatgatgaagaagaaagtatTCCCGAAGAAATACTACGAGGAGAGCCCCTGCATGTATACAACGAAACCAAtaaatctgaaaaaaatgccagCTCGCCTACGAAGCAAAAGTCGGCCCCAACTGACAGAAATAGCAAGCACAAGTCAAGtcaatatgaaaaaaaacctcACAAGaagaatagaaaatttaaaatttttgccAAATTATTCTGCACCaggaaataa
- the QCR7 gene encoding ubiquinol--cytochrome-c reductase subunit 7 (Subunit 7 of ubiquinol cytochrome-c reductase (Complex III)~similar to YDR529C), translating into MPQSFTSIVKIGDYILKSPVLSKLCVPVANQFINLAGYKKLGLKFDDLIAEENPVMQTALRRLPEDESYCRAYRIIRAHQTELTHHLLPRNEWIKAQEDVPYLLPYILEAEAAAKEKDELDNIEVSK; encoded by the coding sequence atGCCACAGTCTTTTACGTCCATTGTCAAAATTGGTGACTATATTTTGAAGTCACCTGTCCTATCTAAGCTATGTGTCCCAGTTGCCAATCAATTCATTAACCTCGCAGGCTACAAGAAACTAGGCCTCAAATTTGACGATTTAATTGCAGAGGAAAACCCTGTCATGCAGACCGCTTTAAGAAGACTGCCTGAAGATGAATCTTATTGCAGGGCATATAGAATAATCAGAGCTCACCAAACCGAGTTGACCCATCATTTATTGCCAAGAAACGAATGGATCAAAGCTCAAGAGGATGTTCCCTATTTGTTGCCATATATATTAGAAGCAGAAGCTGCAGCTAAGGAGAAGGACGAGTTAGACAATATAGAAGTCtccaaatga
- the APA2 gene encoding bifunctional AP-4-A phosphorylase/ADP sulfurylase (Diadenosine 5',5'''-P1,P4-tetraphosphate phosphorylase II~similar to YDR530C) gives MVDKNLKQKIRDRFVAAEKDGHLKVTHAESKKLKNPQTATQYWVTFAPSLALKPNAKKSNDSRTVDPFANPDKELVVTDDVNGDGEYKLLLNKFPVVPEHSLLVTSEFKDQKSALTPSDLMTAYNVLCSLEEGKDSEVSDGRYLVFYNCGPHSGSSQDHKHLQIMQMPKKFIPFQDALCNGKDHFLPTFNAEPLQDDKVSFAHFVLPLPESPDQVDEDLLAMCYISLMQRALTFFQDWTNESPELTKSYNVLLTKKWICVVPRSHAKSKPPLTLNINSTGYCGMILVKDKEKLEKLTVEPHLVDKSLLECGFPNTAGQKPTEYHY, from the coding sequence ATGGTTGATAAAAACTTGAAACAGAAGATCCGCGATAGATTTGTTGCAGCCGAAAAGGATGGACATCTGAAAGTAACCCATGCAGAATctaagaaattgaaaaatccGCAAACGGCGACCCAATATTGGGTGACGTTTGCCCCGTCTTTGGCACTTAAGCCTAATGCTAAAAAGAGTAACGATTCAAGGACCGTGGATCCATTTGCTAATCCAGACAAGGAACTAGTGGTGACCGATGATGTAAATGGTGATGGAGAATATAAGCTGCTGCTCAACAAATTTCCTGTGGTCCCTGAACATAGTCTCTTGGTGACAAGCGAGTTTAAAGACCAAAAATCAGCTTTAACGCCGAGTGATTTGATGACTGCTTACAACGTGCTCTGTTCTCTCGAAGAAGGCAAAGATAGTGAAGTATCTGATGGAAGATACCTGGTCTTTTATAATTGTGGGCCTCATAGCGGTTCCTCACAGGATCACAAACACTTGCAAATAATGCAAATGCctaagaaatttattccTTTCCAGGACGCATTGTGTAACGGAAAGGATCATTTTTTACCCACCTTCAACGCAGAGCCATTACAAGATGATAAGGTTTCCTTTGCTCATTTTGTTTTGCCACTGCCGGAATCACCTGATCAAGTCGACGAAGATCTTCTCGCTATGTGTtacatttctttgatgCAGAGAGCACTTACATTTTTCCAAGATTGGACCAATGAGTCTCCGGAGTTGACCAAGTCATACAACGTTCTATTGACCAAGAAATGGATTTGTGTAGTTCCAAGATCGCATGCTAAGAGTAAACCACCTTTGACGTTAAACATAAACTCCACGGGGTACTGTGGTATGATCTTAGTtaaagacaaagaaaaactggaGAAACTCACTGTAGAACCTCATCTGGTTGACAAGTCGTTACTGGAATGCGGTTTTCCTAACACAGCTGGTCAAAAACCAACAGAATATCACTATTAA
- the CAB1 gene encoding pantothenate kinase (Pantothenate kinase, ATP:D-pantothenate 4'-phosphotransferase~similar to YDR531W) has product MPRITQEISYNCDYGDNTFNLAIDIGGTLAKVVFSPLHSNRLMFYTIETERIDKFMELLHSIIKEHNNGCYEMTHIIATGGGAFKFYDLLYENFPQIKGISRFEEMEGLIQGLDFFIHEIPDEVFTYNDQDGERIIPTSSGTMDSKAIYPYLLVNIGSGVSMLKVTEPNNFSRVGGSSLGGGTLWGLLSLITGAQTYDQMLDWAQEGDNSSVDMLVGDIYGTDYNKIGLKSSAIASSFGKVFQNRITSNKSLANDENKLYSSHESIEENNGQMFKNPDICKSLLFAISNNIGQIAYLQAKIHNIQNIYFGGSYTRGHLTTMNTLSYAINFWSQGSKQAFFLKHEGYLGAMGAFLSASRH; this is encoded by the coding sequence ATGCCGCGAATTACTCAAGAGATATCTTACAATTGCGATTATGGTGACAATACTTTCAACCTTGCTATTGATATAGGAGGCACCCTGGCCAAGGTCGTCTTCTCGCCTCTACACAGTAACAGACTAATGTTCTACACCATTGAAACAGAGAGAATCGACAAGTTCATGGAACTCCTGCATTCTATCATCAAAGAACATAACAATGGATGCTATGAAATGACTCATATAATTGCCACTGGTGGTGGCGCCTTCAAGTTTTATGATCTATTGTATGAAAACTTTCCTCAAATAAAGGGCATATCGAggtttgaagaaatggagGGCTTAATTCAGGGTTTAGACTTCTTTATTCATGAGATTCCTGATGAAGTTTTCACTTACAACGATCAAGATGGCGAAAGGATAATACCCACCAGTTCTGGCACCATGGACTCAAAAGCTATCTACCCGTACCTTCTAGTCAATATAGGGTCGGGTGTTTCCATGTTAAAAGTCACTGAACCGAATAATTTTAGTAGAGTTGGCGGTTCTTCACTGGGAGGAGGAACCCTTTGGGGCCTGCTATCACTAATTACTGGCGCCCAAACTTATGACCAGATGCTCGATTGGGCGCAAGAGGGTGACAATTCTAGCGTTGATATGTTAGTTGGAGATATTTATGGAACAGACTATAATAAAATTGGCCTGAAATCTTCAGCTATCGCAAGCTCATTTGGtaaagttttccaaaacagAATCACTTCCAACAAATCTTTGGCGAATGACGAGAATAAATTATATTCCTCACATGAGTCTATTGAGGAAAACAACGGACAAATGTTCAAAAACCCTGATATTTGTAAAAGCCTTTTATTCGCCATCTCCAACAATATTGGACAAATAGCCTATTTGCAAGCTAAAATCCACaatatacagaatatatattttgGCGGATCTTATACCAGGGGACATTTGACAACCATGAACACTTTAAGCTACGCTATTAATTTCTGGTCGCAAGGATCAAAGCAAGCGTTCTTTCTCAAGCATGAAGGCTATTTGGGTGCAATGGGTGCTTTTCTAAGCGCGTCTCGTCATTAA
- the KRE28 gene encoding Kre28p (Subunit of a kinetochore-microtubule binding complex~similar to YDR532C) produces MDMEGASIKDYETVLTDIEDAIALSSEEVLNNQELRLKNTLHEITSSILAINGENKFVNPLRNDDSSDAEGKEVYINPKILGAKIKEFNKLMELLKLTYLEQETLDYFFRFTLSSTKPLQLNSEKDPQFVKLNERVNDLKEEISNVQESKIEQIKTEIQETGRNFAEKQDLINELYLEATGDIESCWDSLNELKHFTNKEDKNMIGEKDTILNSSDSDGFVEETYVNWQKLLFLQKQNQKLTKELKEMREVKNQTIRKGEQLKKEDSMHTMANESELCQSINLLIKFWEKYFLSEGLKSTILNFEIFTQLGKVQFEIKDMQYIIAISLSDSKRPMIKDITILQKAGGNIVTNIEASSKFNNRYQNNSKMQIFEVMDDIISELTNE; encoded by the coding sequence atggataTGGAGGGTGCGAGTATAAAGGACTATGAGACAGTGTTAACGGACATTGAGGATGCTATTGCTCTGAGTAGCGAAGAAGTGCTAAATAACCAAGAGCTAAGGCTCAAGAATACGTTGCACGAAATTACTTCCAGCATTTTAGCAATAAATGGAGAGAACAAGTTTGTGAACCCACTTAGGAACGATGACAGCTCAGATGCAGAGGGAAAAGAGGTATACATAAACCCCAAAATTTTAGGTGCAAAAATCAAGGAATTCAATAAACTAATGGAGTTACTTAAGTTAACCTACCTGGAACAGGAGACCTTGGACTATTTCTTTAGATTTACTTTGTCCTCGACGAAACCCCTGCAGTtaaattctgaaaaagaCCCTCAATTTGTTAAACTAAATGAAAGAGTTAATGAtctgaaagaagaaatttcgAATGTTCAAGAAAGTAAAATAGAACAAATCAAAACTGAAATTCAAGAGACAGGCCGTAATTTTGCCGAAAAGCAAGATTTAATAAATGAGCTCTATCTGGAGGCCACAGGAGATATTGAAAGTTGTTGGGATTCACTCAACGAACTGAAACATTTTACAAACAAGGAAGATAAAAACATGATAGGAGAAAAAGATACCATACTAAATTCAAGTGACTCAGATGGTTTTGTAGAGGAGACATACGTGAACTGGCAAAAACTGCTATTTTTGCAGAAGCAAAACCAAAAGTTAACGAAAGAGTTGAAGGAAATGCGTGAAGTTAAAAATCAAACGATACGAAAAGGAGAGcaactaaaaaaagaggattCAATGCACACAATGGCCAATGAATCAGAATTATGTCAGTCAATTAATCTGCTAATAAAATTCTGGGAAAAGTACTTCTTATCGGAAGGATTAAAGTCGACTATTTTAAATTTCGAAATCTTTACCCAACTTGGTAAGGTACAATTTGAGATAAAAGATATGCAATATATAATAGCCATATCTTTAAGCGATTCAAAAAGGCCGATGATAAAGGATATTACTATTTTACAAAAAGCGGGTGGTAATATAGTCACTAACATTGAAGCAAGCAGTAAATTTAACAATAGGTAccaaaataatagtaaGATGCAAATCTTTGAGGTGATGGATGACATTATAAGCGAACTAACAAAcgaataa